A stretch of Spirochaeta cellobiosiphila DSM 17781 DNA encodes these proteins:
- a CDS encoding response regulator transcription factor has product MVTLVVDDQISVVSGIFCGVNWSRIGIHKVYKALNALEARAIICKTKIDILLCDIEMPKESGLDLYRWILEQHLDITCILLTAHADFLYAQKALKLNVFDYLLQPAPYEEIEEVLSRAVKRRISSEQANFIKNYGQMIYNDKDKLIDALFQNFLANTMTSSIDILEDLHKLGYELKKDLSLYTGLITHFLKEPVLNNIKEKIRSVWEGFDLISIFFSNSPDELFFIFYSKGTDSIDSKSLSHIIHCIYDLLKEISNDISVYWNGPFNFDSFHSAIDVLKTLKANNIANLKGIFEKDTLQKAAPLPPFEPNWLYWNQALEEGYPETILNEIRDFLEKLPSNEVGAMALKNFHNDFIQFISVNLSQQGRSLKEVYPQDNMIEALEAYRSIQAMIDFAENCCLYLAHKTKEPNDKNCIKVIEDYIHRNISEDIRRDDIAEYVGKNPSYLSRLFKRETGINLKEYIIKEKMETAQKLLQSTSLTISMIAMKVGYSNFSLFTHNYKKITGHLPSEENKKIVGL; this is encoded by the coding sequence ATGGTAACTCTCGTTGTTGATGATCAAATTAGTGTAGTGAGTGGAATATTCTGTGGAGTGAATTGGTCCAGAATTGGGATCCACAAAGTCTACAAGGCCTTAAATGCTCTTGAAGCCAGGGCTATTATATGTAAAACAAAAATTGATATTCTTCTCTGTGATATCGAGATGCCCAAAGAATCAGGATTGGATCTATACAGATGGATTCTTGAGCAACACTTAGATATTACTTGCATTCTTCTAACAGCCCATGCTGATTTTTTATATGCTCAAAAGGCTTTAAAGTTGAATGTATTCGATTATCTCCTACAACCAGCTCCTTATGAAGAAATCGAAGAAGTCCTATCAAGGGCTGTAAAAAGAAGAATCTCTTCAGAACAGGCAAATTTCATTAAGAACTATGGTCAAATGATATATAATGATAAAGACAAATTGATAGATGCTCTATTCCAAAACTTTTTAGCAAACACGATGACAAGTTCTATTGATATTCTAGAAGACCTTCATAAATTAGGATATGAACTCAAGAAAGATTTGTCCCTATATACAGGCCTAATAACCCATTTCCTCAAAGAACCTGTCCTTAATAATATAAAAGAAAAAATTCGGTCTGTATGGGAAGGATTTGATCTTATTTCCATATTCTTTTCAAATTCTCCTGATGAATTATTCTTTATCTTTTATTCAAAAGGAACTGATTCAATAGATTCAAAAAGTCTCTCTCACATTATTCATTGTATATATGACCTTTTGAAAGAAATAAGTAATGACATTTCAGTCTATTGGAATGGCCCATTTAACTTTGACTCATTCCATTCTGCAATAGATGTATTGAAAACTCTTAAAGCAAATAATATTGCTAATCTTAAGGGTATATTTGAAAAAGATACCTTACAAAAAGCTGCTCCTCTTCCTCCCTTTGAGCCCAATTGGCTATACTGGAATCAGGCTTTGGAAGAAGGGTATCCCGAAACTATTCTTAATGAAATTAGAGATTTTCTGGAGAAACTACCCTCCAATGAAGTTGGAGCAATGGCACTAAAGAATTTCCATAATGATTTTATTCAATTTATATCTGTGAATCTTTCACAACAAGGTAGATCATTAAAAGAAGTATATCCTCAAGACAATATGATTGAAGCCCTTGAAGCTTATCGCTCAATACAGGCAATGATAGATTTTGCGGAAAATTGCTGTTTATACTTGGCTCACAAAACTAAAGAACCTAATGACAAGAATTGTATAAAGGTTATTGAGGATTATATTCACCGCAATATATCAGAAGATATTCGAAGAGATGATATAGCCGAATATGTCGGAAAAAATCCTTCCTATCTATCGAGACTGTTCAAAAGAGAAACAGGAATTAACTTAAAGGAATATATCATAAAGGAAAAAATGGAGACAGCTCAAAAACTATTACAATCTACCAGTTTAACTATAAGTATGATTGCCATGAAAGTTGGGTATAGTAATTTTTCCTTATTTACACATAACTATAAGAAGATAACCGGGCATCTACCTTCAGAAGAAAACAAGAAAATTGTAGGCCTTTAA
- a CDS encoding GNAT family N-acetyltransferase yields the protein MEISEIPECLEGTRVLLKKHDINNAKLMYELVVRDRERLSKFLPWPKKIEKVEDEEMFIKYCLDSWASFTACQYAIYLKETNQYIGNIGAFNFDTVNDCCEIGYLIFSEFEGRGYIIESLTILEKTLFSMGFHRLYILCDPANSKSNSIPKRLNYYYEGIQRESAKYNDMYNDLEVYSKLAEG from the coding sequence GTGGAGATTTCAGAAATCCCTGAATGTTTGGAAGGAACACGTGTTCTTCTTAAGAAACATGATATTAATAATGCAAAGTTAATGTATGAATTAGTTGTTAGGGACCGCGAAAGGTTAAGTAAATTTCTACCATGGCCAAAAAAAATTGAAAAAGTCGAAGATGAAGAGATGTTCATCAAATATTGTCTAGATAGCTGGGCTTCCTTTACCGCTTGTCAATATGCCATATATTTAAAGGAAACAAATCAATATATTGGGAATATCGGAGCTTTTAATTTTGACACGGTAAATGACTGTTGCGAAATAGGTTATCTTATTTTTTCTGAATTTGAAGGTAGAGGTTATATTATAGAGTCTTTAACTATTCTTGAAAAAACTTTGTTTTCCATGGGGTTTCATAGATTGTATATTTTATGTGATCCCGCAAATTCAAAATCTAATTCAATACCAAAGCGACTGAACTATTACTATGAAGGAATACAGAGAGAATCAGCTAAATATAATGACATGTATAATGATCTTGAAGTTTATTCAAAGCTGGCAGAGGGCTAG
- a CDS encoding organic hydroperoxide resistance protein — MIRPSKVLYTTSAIATGGRDGKVFTTDSILNVALSTPKELGGPGGEATNPEQLFAAGYSACFLSALKLVAAKNKVNVPADANVKGTVGIGPAGAGFAIQVDLEVSLSGIETDQAQSLVEMAHQVCPYSIATRDNIQVNISIAED; from the coding sequence ATGATAAGACCAAGTAAAGTGTTATACACAACATCAGCCATAGCTACTGGAGGTCGTGATGGTAAGGTTTTTACAACTGATTCTATTTTAAATGTAGCATTATCAACACCTAAGGAATTAGGTGGACCGGGGGGAGAAGCTACGAACCCTGAACAACTATTTGCCGCAGGATATTCTGCTTGTTTCTTAAGTGCTCTAAAACTTGTTGCAGCAAAGAATAAAGTAAATGTTCCAGCTGATGCCAATGTAAAAGGAACTGTTGGAATTGGGCCAGCAGGTGCAGGTTTTGCCATACAGGTAGATTTAGAAGTTAGTTTATCTGGTATTGAAACAGATCAAGCACAATCTCTAGTAGAAATGGCTCATCAGGTATGTCCTTATTCCATTGCAACTCGAGATAATATTCAAGTTAATATTAGTATTGCAGAGGATTAA
- a CDS encoding MarR family winged helix-turn-helix transcriptional regulator, protein MKDKLPPIDKHLCFSLYSTQLAMSKVYRNILKSMGITYPQYLVLQVLWKKQGVGINYIGKQLFLDSATLTPLLKRLESMDFIVRKRSLSDERNMEVYLTIKGEKLHDEALKIPPKVAEAAGCTLEEYKELLKRLNDLRDHLLDYV, encoded by the coding sequence ATGAAGGATAAGTTACCACCAATTGATAAACACTTATGTTTTTCTCTTTATTCAACACAACTGGCGATGAGTAAAGTATATAGAAATATATTAAAATCTATGGGTATTACTTATCCTCAATATCTGGTTCTACAAGTACTTTGGAAAAAACAAGGTGTAGGCATTAACTACATAGGTAAGCAATTATTTCTAGACTCTGCGACATTGACACCATTGTTGAAAAGGCTTGAATCAATGGATTTTATTGTACGGAAGAGATCTCTGAGTGATGAACGTAACATGGAAGTATATCTAACCATTAAAGGAGAAAAGCTTCATGATGAAGCTCTCAAAATACCTCCCAAAGTAGCAGAAGCTGCTGGATGTACACTAGAAGAATATAAAGAACTATTAAAACGATTAAATGACTTGAGAGATCATTTATTAGACTATGTGTAA